One stretch of Streptomyces sp. 135 DNA includes these proteins:
- the rho gene encoding transcription termination factor Rho, which translates to MTLTHTAPSTTAAATTTRTAATPLICNGVLDIARDGRGFLRGAGCLPASDDVQVPAPLVRQLGLRSGDFVEGECAGRARTLTGTHRVNGRVPEALRGRRRFGELTPLHPRERLTLETPGGALAGRLVDLVAPVGKGQRGLIVAPPKTGKTVLLQQIAAAVARNHPECHLMVVLLDERPEEVTDMRRSVRGEVLSSTFDRPAKQHIALAELAVERAKRMVEDGRDVVMLFDSLTRLCRAYNNAAASGGRTLSGGVDAAAIQGPKRLFGAARLAEEGGSLTMLATVLAETGSRADDYYFEELKGTGNMELRLDRTLADRRLFPAVDVTPSGTRREELLVPRDELTAVRGLRRALQGRDSTSSLETLLDRLKKTPDNAAFLRQVQQTVPGAGSANGATAA; encoded by the coding sequence CGACGGCCGTGGATTCCTCCGCGGCGCCGGCTGCCTGCCCGCCTCCGACGACGTCCAGGTGCCCGCGCCGCTCGTCCGCCAACTCGGCCTCCGCAGCGGCGACTTCGTCGAGGGAGAGTGCGCGGGGCGGGCCCGTACGCTCACCGGCACGCACCGCGTCAACGGCCGGGTTCCCGAAGCCCTGCGCGGACGGCGACGGTTCGGGGAGCTGACGCCGCTGCACCCCCGCGAACGGCTCACCCTGGAGACCCCGGGCGGCGCGCTCGCCGGGCGGCTCGTCGACCTCGTCGCGCCCGTCGGCAAGGGGCAGCGCGGCCTGATCGTCGCGCCGCCGAAGACCGGCAAGACCGTACTGCTCCAGCAGATCGCGGCGGCCGTCGCCCGGAACCACCCCGAGTGTCATCTGATGGTCGTCCTCCTCGACGAACGCCCCGAGGAAGTCACCGACATGCGGCGCTCGGTCCGCGGCGAGGTGCTCTCCTCGACCTTCGACCGGCCCGCCAAGCAGCACATCGCCCTCGCCGAACTCGCCGTGGAGCGGGCCAAGCGCATGGTCGAGGACGGCCGCGACGTCGTCATGCTCTTCGACTCGCTGACGCGCCTGTGCCGCGCGTACAACAACGCGGCCGCGAGCGGCGGCCGCACCCTCAGCGGCGGCGTCGACGCGGCGGCGATCCAGGGGCCCAAGCGGCTCTTCGGCGCCGCGCGCCTCGCCGAGGAGGGCGGCTCCCTGACGATGCTCGCGACCGTCCTCGCGGAGACCGGATCCCGCGCCGACGACTACTACTTCGAGGAGCTGAAGGGCACCGGCAACATGGAGCTGCGGCTCGACCGCACCCTCGCCGACCGGCGCCTCTTCCCGGCCGTCGACGTCACGCCTTCCGGCACGCGCAGGGAGGAACTGCTCGTGCCGCGCGATGAGTTGACCGCCGTACGCGGGCTGCGGCGCGCCCTGCAGGGCAGGGACAGCACGAGCTCTCTGGAGACGCTGCTCGACCGGCTCAAGAAGACTCCGGACAACGCCGCGTTCCTGCGGCAGGTGCAGCAGACCGTGCCGGGGGCCGGCTCGGCGAACGGCGCTACGGCCGCGTGA